Proteins encoded in a region of the Streptomyces akebiae genome:
- a CDS encoding class F sortase has protein sequence MVLVITALRGERPPQPSAAQSFSSSAPPGNSSTASTRYPSVPPLPPSAPVRLRIPAIGVNAPMTELSLNDTGALRPPSANMPGFAGWYGAGTPPGSVGTAVTAGHVDTPQGPGVFHRLGELAKGDTIEIIRSDRRTAVFTVDAVELYDKKAFPDEKVYGSSHRPELRVITCGGPYAEETGYQGNVVVFATLTAA, from the coding sequence ATGGTGCTGGTGATCACGGCGCTCCGAGGCGAACGGCCTCCGCAACCTTCGGCCGCGCAGTCCTTCTCCTCCTCCGCGCCACCCGGGAACAGCAGCACCGCCTCGACCCGGTATCCCTCTGTGCCGCCCCTGCCCCCGTCGGCTCCAGTCCGGCTGCGAATTCCCGCCATCGGCGTGAATGCCCCAATGACGGAACTGAGCCTCAACGACACAGGAGCACTGCGCCCACCATCGGCCAATATGCCCGGCTTTGCCGGGTGGTATGGAGCCGGTACACCTCCTGGCTCAGTCGGCACAGCCGTCACTGCGGGACACGTGGACACGCCGCAAGGCCCCGGAGTCTTCCACCGCCTCGGAGAACTAGCCAAGGGCGACACCATCGAGATCATCAGGTCAGACCGGCGGACAGCCGTCTTCACGGTCGACGCTGTGGAGCTCTACGACAAGAAGGCGTTTCCGGACGAGAAGGTCTACGGCAGTTCCCACCGGCCCGAACTGCGCGTCATCACCTGTGGGGGTCCATACGCCGAAGAAACCGGCTACCAGGGAAATGTCGTGGTCTTTGCGACGCTGACCGCGGCGTAG
- a CDS encoding sortase has protein sequence MRIKWAGAGIGIGFVLGTVGLSSPAAAAANGPTGDPNMHISPRHAAPGSTVTVSTRACGSETYGKGESEAGGKFHLLPGDREGVLTGEFKVPGGTEAGGYTVTLKCPPRVKITGTYWVGAGNPSGAIDAGFGAANDKGTQLALGTVLLAGAAAGGVIKMRRSPTGARV, from the coding sequence ATGCGTATCAAGTGGGCAGGCGCCGGCATCGGCATCGGTTTCGTTCTCGGTACTGTCGGCCTCTCGAGCCCGGCCGCGGCAGCCGCGAACGGCCCCACCGGTGATCCGAATATGCACATCAGCCCGCGCCACGCCGCCCCAGGCTCCACCGTCACAGTCAGCACCAGAGCCTGTGGCTCGGAGACCTATGGGAAGGGCGAGTCTGAGGCAGGAGGCAAGTTTCACCTCCTTCCAGGCGACCGGGAGGGTGTACTGACCGGCGAATTCAAGGTCCCGGGCGGCACCGAGGCCGGCGGTTACACCGTCACCCTGAAGTGCCCGCCGCGCGTCAAGATCACGGGCACATACTGGGTCGGCGCCGGCAACCCCAGCGGCGCGATCGACGCTGGTTTCGGGGCGGCGAACGACAAGGGCACGCAACTTGCCCTCGGCACGGTGCTGCTCGCCGGAGCCGCCGCCGGCGGCGTGATCAAGATGCGCCGCTCCCCGACCGGTGCCCGCGTTTGA
- a CDS encoding RrF2 family transcriptional regulator, which produces MKLPASTEWLLHCATSLAQLETGTTASAAQLAQHFDLPAAYLAKQLQALVKAGVLAATTGPRGGFRLARPASEITLLQIVEAVDGASSPYECREIRQQGRGALPAEECQSPCILAEKMDEAHEAWRRSLAATSLAEVIAALPPSAPSRTRLRLTGTP; this is translated from the coding sequence ATGAAGCTGCCTGCGAGTACGGAATGGCTGTTGCACTGCGCCACGTCGCTGGCGCAGCTCGAGACAGGGACCACCGCATCGGCGGCACAGCTCGCCCAGCACTTCGACCTGCCGGCGGCCTATCTCGCCAAGCAGCTGCAGGCGCTGGTCAAGGCGGGCGTGCTGGCCGCAACGACGGGCCCGCGCGGCGGGTTCCGACTGGCCCGCCCTGCTTCCGAGATCACGCTCCTGCAGATCGTCGAGGCAGTCGACGGTGCGTCCTCGCCGTACGAGTGCCGCGAGATCCGCCAGCAGGGACGGGGAGCACTGCCCGCCGAGGAGTGCCAGAGCCCCTGCATCCTCGCCGAGAAGATGGACGAAGCCCACGAAGCCTGGCGGCGCAGCCTCGCCGCGACCTCCCTCGCCGAGGTCATTGCCGCACTGCCCCCGTCGGCGCCGTCCCGCACCCGCCTACGCCTGACCGGAACGCCGTAG
- a CDS encoding SDR family oxidoreductase: protein MRIAVAGATGNIGALTVAALEQAGHHVVRISRSLGVDLTTGDGLDAALAGVEAVVDATSCTATDRDEAVAYFGVTTRNLLTAEKWAGVRHHVLLSIAGIERVEGNAHYAGKREQERLVTEGPVQWTIVPATQFHDFAAMVTNWTEQDGAAAIAPLLVQPIAPADVADILAEIATAAPQGRYREVAGPEPQDLVDMARRTNDARGRAVKLVPTWSSLFGPAMAGDVLLPRTGARIAPTTFDEWLAKQQIASAEPERQLGYR from the coding sequence ATGCGAATCGCCGTTGCCGGAGCGACCGGGAACATCGGGGCCCTCACCGTCGCCGCCCTGGAACAGGCCGGACACCACGTCGTGCGTATCAGCCGCTCACTCGGCGTGGACTTGACCACCGGCGACGGCCTCGACGCCGCCCTGGCTGGCGTCGAGGCCGTCGTGGACGCCACGAGCTGCACGGCGACCGACAGGGACGAAGCGGTGGCGTACTTCGGCGTCACCACCCGGAACCTGCTCACCGCCGAGAAATGGGCTGGTGTCCGCCACCATGTGCTGCTCTCGATCGCCGGCATCGAGCGCGTCGAAGGCAACGCCCACTACGCCGGCAAGCGCGAACAGGAGCGCCTCGTGACCGAGGGTCCGGTGCAGTGGACGATCGTTCCGGCCACCCAGTTCCACGACTTCGCCGCGATGGTGACGAACTGGACCGAGCAAGACGGCGCCGCCGCCATCGCGCCACTGCTCGTCCAGCCGATCGCACCCGCGGACGTGGCCGACATCCTGGCCGAGATAGCCACGGCCGCACCGCAGGGGCGTTACCGCGAGGTCGCCGGTCCCGAGCCGCAGGACCTGGTGGACATGGCCCGGCGCACCAACGACGCGCGCGGCCGCGCGGTCAAGCTCGTGCCGACGTGGTCATCGCTGTTCGGCCCGGCGATGGCCGGTGACGTACTGCTGCCCCGTACGGGTGCCCGCATCGCGCCGACCACGTTCGACGAGTGGCTCGCAAAGCAGCAAATAGCGTCGGCAGAGCCTGAAAGACAGCTGGGCTATCGGTGA
- a CDS encoding trypco2 family protein: protein MGNLGLAETIAALREELAEAVAAGSDADLRFGVGEVQLELSVGVTLHVTGTGRAKFWVLELGGDGQYRREEIQRVLITLEAPTDRTGQPVRVTRDSLAKP, encoded by the coding sequence GTGGGGAACCTTGGGCTTGCCGAGACCATCGCCGCCTTGCGGGAGGAACTGGCCGAAGCCGTCGCCGCCGGCTCGGACGCGGACCTCCGCTTCGGTGTCGGCGAGGTGCAACTGGAGCTGAGCGTCGGGGTCACACTCCACGTGACGGGTACGGGCCGCGCCAAGTTCTGGGTGCTGGAACTCGGCGGTGACGGTCAGTACCGCAGGGAGGAGATCCAGCGGGTCTTGATCACGCTGGAGGCGCCGACCGACCGTACGGGACAGCCGGTGCGCGTCACGCGTGACTCCCTCGCCAAGCCCTGA
- a CDS encoding NB-ARC domain-containing protein gives MTAFIERAVEVLRRRRTSPWSVGSGCLVGGRLVLTAAHNVLTDGSVDDVISVRRGDRFELDAEVLAADPTQDLAVLRVADHSSLTDIPAVRYARIDRRRTALVECWAVGYPGWNEHPQSGTDGPLRDSSQINGVIPPGSHLRRGLLEFRTQSTPEGTPGRNGSQWRGMSGAVVFSDDPQLGALAVGVISEHHLPEGASTLTVVPLTGLIELGRGTPWWWDLQADNWVALPRMPAGALPRTTRHMNLGRARAHFTDRERAIVRATGLLVDPLEDSAPVVVLHGMAGVGKTELATQIAHRLAPTFWHARIRIDLGGEGFDVSTEAAMIELLQAFGQSGDSLPPDARARRQQLQDHLRAGPSLLVLDNVADAARVVPLLPAAPGSAAILTSRSALPSVQGADRVEVEPLPDTEALRLFERTIGAERVARERVAADTIVTLLRGLPLAICITGGNLIAPSQRRQPLSKHAGLLADERRRISQLEGQLDGEDIGVRSSFEISYRALREETRRLFRYLGLLAGADFVPGLAARCAGIGEEKAGRLLGELADRQLVEVDGPTGERHRLHDLLRLYAREHAERTETEAERDEALRRSLDWYATRLDTWMSRPGAHENLPAETIDWFAEEHLNVQANIRRAYEKPLSFRV, from the coding sequence GTGACCGCCTTCATCGAACGCGCGGTGGAAGTGCTCCGCAGACGCCGGACGAGCCCCTGGAGCGTGGGCTCCGGGTGCCTTGTCGGCGGCCGGCTGGTCCTGACCGCCGCACACAACGTCCTCACCGACGGCTCTGTGGACGACGTGATCAGCGTACGGCGCGGGGACCGGTTCGAACTGGACGCGGAGGTCCTCGCCGCAGACCCAACACAGGACCTCGCTGTCCTGCGGGTCGCCGACCACTCTTCCCTCACGGACATTCCCGCCGTCCGGTACGCCCGGATTGACCGCCGACGGACCGCGTTGGTCGAGTGCTGGGCTGTGGGCTACCCAGGCTGGAACGAGCACCCGCAGTCTGGCACCGACGGCCCCCTGCGCGACAGCTCCCAGATCAATGGAGTCATCCCACCGGGCTCCCATCTGCGGCGCGGCCTGCTGGAGTTCCGGACCCAGTCGACGCCCGAAGGAACACCCGGCAGGAACGGCTCACAATGGCGCGGCATGTCCGGGGCGGTGGTGTTCAGTGACGACCCCCAGCTGGGCGCATTGGCCGTGGGCGTCATCAGCGAGCACCACCTCCCCGAGGGGGCGTCCACCCTGACCGTGGTGCCCCTGACGGGACTGATCGAGCTGGGGCGTGGGACACCGTGGTGGTGGGACCTGCAGGCGGACAACTGGGTCGCCTTGCCACGCATGCCCGCCGGCGCCCTGCCGCGCACCACCCGGCACATGAACCTGGGCAGGGCCCGCGCCCACTTCACCGATCGCGAGCGGGCCATCGTGAGGGCGACCGGCCTGCTCGTCGATCCACTCGAGGACAGCGCCCCGGTGGTGGTCCTCCACGGCATGGCGGGCGTCGGCAAGACCGAACTCGCCACCCAGATTGCCCACCGCCTGGCGCCCACCTTCTGGCACGCCCGCATCCGGATCGACCTCGGCGGCGAGGGCTTCGACGTGTCGACCGAGGCGGCCATGATCGAGCTCCTGCAGGCGTTCGGGCAGTCCGGCGACAGCCTTCCCCCCGACGCGCGGGCGCGGCGGCAGCAGCTCCAGGATCATCTGCGAGCCGGTCCGAGTCTCCTCGTCCTCGACAACGTGGCCGACGCGGCCCGCGTCGTCCCCCTGCTGCCCGCGGCACCGGGTAGCGCCGCGATCCTCACCAGCCGCTCGGCCCTGCCCTCCGTCCAGGGCGCGGACCGGGTGGAGGTCGAACCGCTGCCCGACACGGAGGCGCTGCGGCTGTTCGAACGCACCATTGGCGCCGAGCGCGTCGCACGCGAGCGCGTCGCCGCGGACACCATCGTTACCCTCCTGAGAGGACTGCCCCTGGCCATCTGCATCACCGGAGGGAACCTCATCGCCCCCTCCCAGCGCAGACAGCCACTGAGCAAGCACGCCGGACTGCTCGCCGACGAACGGCGACGCATCTCGCAGCTGGAGGGCCAACTGGACGGCGAGGACATCGGAGTACGCAGCAGCTTCGAGATCAGCTACCGGGCACTGCGCGAGGAAACCCGTCGGCTGTTCCGGTATCTCGGCCTGCTCGCCGGAGCCGACTTCGTGCCCGGGCTGGCCGCGCGCTGCGCCGGCATCGGGGAGGAGAAGGCCGGACGTCTCCTCGGCGAGCTCGCCGACCGACAGCTGGTCGAGGTGGACGGCCCCACCGGCGAGCGCCACCGGCTGCACGACCTGTTGCGCCTGTACGCCCGGGAGCACGCCGAGCGCACCGAAACGGAGGCCGAGCGGGACGAGGCCCTCCGGCGCTCCCTGGACTGGTACGCGACCCGGCTGGACACCTGGATGAGCCGCCCGGGAGCCCACGAGAACCTGCCCGCTGAGACGATCGACTGGTTCGCCGAGGAACACCTCAACGTCCAGGCCAATATCCGCCGTGCGTATGAGAAGCCGTTGTCTTTCCGGGTGTGA
- a CDS encoding IS5 family transposase, whose translation MTDVQWAVVREAMPVPAWLEGRGGQPEGYCHRVMLDAVFYVTDNGIKWRSMPVDFPAWDRVYAFFRRWCANGLVKELHDRLRGKVRVAEGRKVEPTAAIIDSQSVKGAASVPAVSRGYDGGKKINGRRRHVITDSLGLLLMVLVTAGNITDRQAARGMLPLLRTRFPKVGLVWADGGYAGRVVTWTKEKLQLTVQIVKRSDDMTGFVVLPRRWVVERTLGWLMHSRRLVRDFETLPASSEAFIYFSQVMLLSRRLARPARHPDRERPGWAAAA comes from the coding sequence ATGACGGACGTGCAGTGGGCCGTGGTGCGCGAGGCGATGCCGGTTCCGGCCTGGCTGGAGGGCCGGGGCGGTCAGCCGGAGGGCTATTGCCACCGCGTGATGCTGGATGCTGTCTTCTACGTCACCGACAACGGGATCAAGTGGCGCTCCATGCCGGTGGATTTTCCCGCCTGGGACCGCGTGTACGCGTTCTTCCGCAGATGGTGCGCGAACGGCCTGGTCAAGGAGCTGCACGACCGGCTGCGTGGCAAGGTCCGCGTCGCCGAGGGCCGCAAGGTGGAGCCGACCGCGGCCATCATCGACTCGCAGTCCGTCAAGGGCGCCGCCTCGGTGCCCGCCGTCTCACGCGGTTACGACGGCGGGAAGAAGATCAACGGGAGGCGCCGGCACGTCATCACGGACAGTCTCGGCCTGCTGCTGATGGTGCTGGTGACAGCCGGGAACATCACCGACCGGCAGGCCGCCCGCGGCATGCTGCCCTTGCTGCGGACCCGGTTCCCGAAGGTCGGCCTGGTGTGGGCCGACGGCGGCTACGCGGGCCGCGTGGTCACCTGGACGAAGGAGAAACTGCAGCTCACCGTGCAGATCGTCAAACGCAGCGACGACATGACCGGGTTCGTGGTACTTCCGAGACGGTGGGTAGTAGAGCGCACGCTGGGGTGGCTGATGCATTCGCGTCGTCTGGTGCGGGACTTCGAGACGCTGCCCGCGTCCAGCGAGGCGTTCATCTACTTCTCGCAGGTCATGCTCCTCAGCCGCCGCCTCGCCCGCCCGGCTCGTCACCCGGACCGGGAACGGCCAGGGTGGGCTGCCGCGGCGTGA
- a CDS encoding tetratricopeptide repeat protein — MIDRNTASESHEWELLLRLVEPLYGLLFYRSQWEDMEAVKAMAVEAARARHDESAELGSLIHLAEARRILGRSEETTGLYERALEIARARGDEGKEGWILTHFGDLQCDLERPDDALRRYAEARAIYRQRGDKGAEIWLSAHMADAYRQLDRLEDAARVLTDALEESGRRGDSAEIVWCQWHLALVYDQMGRCAEAEETLAPATEFHRHRGDQAGLATMLTILGDIHLHASRPALAREAYGEALELVRSLDIPRRVAELEEALQNASG, encoded by the coding sequence ATGATCGATAGGAATACGGCTTCTGAGAGTCACGAGTGGGAGCTGCTGCTGCGTCTGGTGGAGCCGCTGTACGGGCTCCTCTTCTACCGCAGCCAGTGGGAGGACATGGAAGCGGTCAAGGCCATGGCGGTCGAGGCGGCCCGAGCACGGCACGACGAGTCCGCCGAACTGGGGTCGCTCATCCACCTCGCCGAGGCGCGGCGCATCCTGGGGCGCAGCGAGGAGACGACCGGGCTGTACGAGCGCGCGCTGGAGATCGCCCGTGCGCGGGGCGACGAGGGCAAGGAGGGCTGGATCCTGACCCACTTCGGCGACCTCCAGTGCGACCTGGAGCGTCCCGACGACGCACTGCGCCGGTACGCCGAGGCCCGGGCCATCTACCGGCAGAGGGGCGACAAGGGCGCCGAGATCTGGCTCTCCGCCCACATGGCCGACGCGTACCGGCAGCTCGACCGGCTGGAGGACGCGGCACGCGTTTTGACGGACGCCTTGGAGGAGAGCGGACGACGGGGCGACTCCGCCGAGATCGTGTGGTGCCAGTGGCATCTGGCCCTGGTGTACGACCAAATGGGCCGGTGCGCCGAGGCAGAGGAGACCCTCGCGCCGGCCACCGAGTTCCACCGGCACCGCGGCGACCAGGCAGGGCTGGCGACGATGCTGACCATCCTGGGAGACATCCACCTGCACGCCAGTCGGCCTGCCCTCGCCCGGGAGGCGTATGGCGAGGCGTTGGAGCTGGTCCGCTCCCTCGACATCCCGCGGCGGGTGGCGGAACTCGAGGAGGCCCTCCAGAATGCCTCCGGCTGA
- a CDS encoding DDE-type integrase/transposase/recombinase: MITEAFAALEPVVGIKPACELTGRSRATIYRQRSPKPRVAGPRRPRSAHPAALSELEQARVLGVLRSQRFVDKSPAQIWATLLDEGTYLCSVSTMYRLLREHGEVRERRAQATHPSRARPELVATGPSQVWTWDATKLKGPDRGMYYDLFVMLDIYSRKAVHWLVVPRESAALAKEFIEDAFRANGSVVPDVVHADRGTSMTSKPVAQLLVDLNIVRSHSRPRMSNDNPYSEANFKPLKYGPVFPDRFGSLADARAFCQRFFTYYNNVHRHSGIGLHTPASVHDGTATTIRARRADVLADAYATNPHRFRRRPTPPRLPKAAWINQPAKEEHQEEPAA, from the coding sequence GTGATCACCGAGGCGTTCGCCGCCCTAGAGCCGGTCGTCGGGATCAAGCCGGCGTGCGAGCTGACCGGCCGCTCGCGGGCCACCATCTACCGGCAGCGCAGCCCCAAACCCCGCGTGGCCGGGCCGCGGCGCCCGCGATCGGCGCATCCGGCGGCCCTGTCCGAGCTGGAACAGGCCCGGGTCCTTGGCGTGCTGCGCTCGCAGCGGTTCGTGGACAAGTCGCCGGCGCAGATCTGGGCAACCTTGCTGGACGAGGGCACCTACCTGTGCTCGGTCTCCACGATGTACCGGTTGCTACGCGAGCACGGTGAGGTCCGCGAGCGCCGCGCGCAGGCCACTCACCCGTCCCGGGCCAGGCCCGAGCTGGTGGCCACCGGCCCGAGTCAGGTGTGGACCTGGGACGCCACCAAGCTCAAAGGCCCGGACCGCGGGATGTACTATGACCTGTTCGTGATGCTCGACATCTACTCCCGCAAAGCGGTCCACTGGCTCGTCGTGCCGCGCGAATCGGCCGCACTGGCCAAGGAGTTCATCGAAGACGCCTTCCGCGCCAACGGCAGCGTCGTCCCGGACGTGGTCCACGCCGACCGGGGCACCTCGATGACCTCCAAGCCGGTCGCCCAGCTGCTCGTTGACCTGAACATCGTCCGCTCGCACTCACGGCCACGCATGTCGAACGACAACCCCTATAGCGAGGCGAACTTCAAGCCCCTGAAGTACGGCCCGGTCTTCCCCGACCGGTTCGGCTCACTGGCCGACGCCCGAGCCTTCTGCCAGCGGTTCTTCACCTACTACAACAACGTCCACCGGCACTCCGGCATCGGACTGCACACGCCCGCATCCGTCCACGACGGCACCGCCACGACGATCCGAGCCCGGCGGGCCGACGTCCTGGCCGACGCCTACGCCACCAACCCGCACCGATTCCGCCGAAGACCGACACCACCCCGCCTCCCCAAGGCGGCCTGGATCAACCAACCCGCCAAGGAGGAGCATCAGGAAGAACCCGCAGCCTGA
- a CDS encoding ISL3 family transposase encodes MAFSHLSSVVVDEVRADGGGVALTARTATPEAACPDCGTVSGRLHGGYRRRLADLSAAGRQVVIDLLVRRFLCPAAACGRRTFVEQVDGLTERFARRTPLLRRSLEKIALALAGRPGARLAAHLSIPTSANSLLRLVRRLPDKHIGAAPRVLGVDDFALKKGHVYGTIILDMESGERVDVLPDRTAETLTAWLRAHPGAEIVCRDRASAYAEAVRTACPDAIQVADRFLLWKNLCEAVEKCVATHRSCLADPTEDAPAEAAVEQEVSGRPDGMRVIRRRERHTAVHDLYDKGVPIQAISKALGLDRKTVRRDAHAATPEEASLGTGSRRYGQVHAYSPYLHRRWNEGCTDAARLHAEIVELGFTGSKRTVRRHLQEIRASGRPTPARPKALTVRTATWLITSHPDHLEENGTLKLKKLLSRCPELDAVAACVRSFAVMMTARRGGDLESWLSCAEDTGMKPLQSLARGLRQDFDAVTAGLTLEWNSGKVEGNVNRAKRIKRDGYGRAGFDLLRLRILLAG; translated from the coding sequence ATGGCGTTCTCTCATCTGTCCTCTGTGGTGGTGGACGAGGTCAGAGCGGATGGCGGCGGGGTAGCCCTCACGGCGCGGACGGCGACGCCCGAGGCGGCATGTCCGGACTGTGGCACCGTGTCCGGCCGTCTCCATGGTGGCTATCGGCGGCGCCTTGCCGACCTCTCGGCGGCCGGACGGCAGGTCGTGATCGACCTGCTGGTGCGGCGGTTTCTCTGCCCGGCGGCTGCGTGCGGTCGCCGCACGTTCGTCGAGCAGGTGGACGGGCTCACCGAGCGGTTCGCGCGGCGCACGCCGCTCCTGCGCCGCTCGCTGGAGAAGATCGCGCTGGCGCTCGCCGGGCGTCCTGGCGCCCGGCTGGCCGCGCATCTGTCCATCCCGACGAGTGCGAACTCGCTACTCAGACTGGTACGCAGGCTTCCGGACAAACACATCGGCGCCGCGCCCCGTGTGCTGGGCGTCGATGATTTCGCCCTGAAGAAAGGGCACGTCTACGGAACGATCATTTTGGACATGGAGAGCGGAGAGCGCGTCGACGTCCTGCCCGACCGCACCGCGGAGACCCTCACCGCGTGGCTGCGCGCACATCCCGGAGCGGAGATCGTCTGCCGGGATAGGGCCAGTGCCTACGCCGAGGCCGTACGCACCGCCTGCCCCGACGCGATCCAGGTCGCGGACCGCTTCCTTTTGTGGAAGAACCTGTGCGAAGCCGTCGAGAAGTGCGTTGCCACGCACCGCAGTTGCCTCGCCGATCCTACCGAGGACGCGCCTGCTGAGGCCGCTGTCGAGCAGGAGGTGTCGGGGCGGCCGGACGGGATGCGTGTGATCCGGCGCCGCGAGCGCCACACCGCCGTGCACGACCTCTACGACAAGGGAGTCCCAATCCAGGCGATCTCCAAGGCTCTCGGACTGGACCGCAAGACGGTACGCCGCGACGCACACGCAGCCACGCCCGAGGAGGCGTCGCTGGGCACCGGATCACGCCGCTACGGCCAGGTCCACGCCTACTCGCCCTACCTCCACCGGCGCTGGAACGAGGGCTGCACGGACGCGGCGCGGCTCCACGCGGAGATCGTCGAACTCGGCTTCACCGGCAGCAAGCGGACCGTGCGCCGGCACCTGCAGGAGATCCGGGCCAGCGGCAGGCCCACACCCGCCAGACCCAAGGCACTGACGGTCCGCACGGCCACCTGGCTGATCACCTCGCACCCCGACCACCTGGAGGAGAACGGCACGCTCAAGCTCAAGAAGCTCCTGTCCCGCTGCCCCGAACTGGACGCGGTCGCCGCGTGCGTCCGCTCTTTTGCCGTCATGATGACCGCCCGCCGAGGCGGCGACCTGGAGAGCTGGCTCTCCTGCGCCGAGGACACTGGGATGAAGCCGCTGCAGAGCCTGGCCCGCGGCCTCCGCCAGGACTTCGACGCCGTCACCGCCGGCCTCACCTTGGAATGGAACTCGGGCAAGGTCGAAGGCAACGTCAACAGAGCGAAACGGATCAAGAGGGACGGATACGGCCGCGCCGGATTCGACCTCCTCCGCCTGCGGATACTCCTCGCCGGCTGA
- a CDS encoding GDP-L-fucose synthase family protein, with protein sequence MSSPASAPCGYIHRPLDRSARVFVAGSRGLVGSAVCRHLEREGFTDVVGPGSAQLDLRERRAVLDWFAATRPDVVVLAAARVGGIKANATRPTEFLSDNLRIQVNVLDAALEQGVEQLLFLGSSCVYPKFADQPIREEALLTGALEPTNDAYAIAKIAGLLHVQAVRRQHGLPWISAMPTNLYGPGDNFHPEHSHVLASLIRRFHEARTAGAQRVVNWGTGTPRREFLHVDDLARACLYLLEHYDADGSVNVGTGTDLTIREAAELVAEVVGYQGAIEWDAAQPDGTPRKVLDVSRITTLGWAPCIGLREGIAEAYAWYVEHRRSAAL encoded by the coding sequence GTGAGCTCCCCAGCCTCAGCACCGTGCGGGTACATTCACCGCCCCCTCGACCGCTCCGCGCGCGTATTCGTGGCCGGAAGCCGTGGACTCGTCGGTTCCGCGGTGTGCCGGCATCTGGAGCGGGAGGGCTTCACCGACGTGGTCGGACCCGGCTCCGCCCAACTGGACCTGCGCGAGCGCCGTGCCGTCCTCGACTGGTTCGCGGCCACCCGGCCGGATGTGGTGGTGCTGGCCGCCGCACGGGTGGGCGGGATCAAAGCAAATGCCACCCGTCCCACGGAGTTCCTCTCCGACAACCTGCGTATCCAGGTCAACGTGCTGGACGCGGCCCTGGAACAGGGGGTGGAGCAGCTGCTGTTCCTGGGCTCCAGCTGCGTCTATCCGAAATTCGCCGACCAGCCCATTCGAGAGGAGGCGCTGCTGACCGGTGCATTGGAGCCGACCAACGACGCCTACGCCATCGCCAAGATCGCCGGGCTCCTGCACGTGCAGGCGGTGCGGCGGCAGCACGGTCTCCCCTGGATTTCCGCCATGCCGACCAACCTTTACGGCCCCGGCGACAACTTTCATCCCGAGCACTCCCATGTCCTGGCATCGCTGATCCGGCGCTTCCACGAGGCCCGAACGGCAGGGGCACAGCGAGTGGTGAACTGGGGTACCGGAACACCTCGCCGGGAGTTCCTGCACGTGGATGATCTGGCCCGGGCATGCCTGTACCTGCTGGAGCACTACGACGCGGACGGATCGGTGAATGTCGGCACCGGCACGGACCTGACGATCCGGGAGGCCGCCGAGCTGGTGGCAGAGGTCGTCGGCTACCAGGGGGCCATCGAGTGGGACGCGGCCCAGCCGGACGGCACTCCACGCAAGGTCCTTGACGTCTCCCGGATCACCACTCTGGGATGGGCCCCGTGTATCGGCCTGCGGGAGGGAATCGCCGAAGCGTACGCCTGGTACGTGGAACACCGAAGGTCCGCTGCCCTGTGA